The window CCCTACGTCGACGTCGCGGCGGAGATCGAGGCGAACGCCGCGACCTTCGCCGACCACGCGGACGCCGCCCGGGCGGCCGGCACCCCGGTCGTCCCGGCGATGGCCTTCTACGGCGGCCTGGGCGACCTGCTGGTCACCGCCGCGATGGGCGAGTGGACCTCGGCGGACCTCGTGCACGTCGCGTACGGGCTGGACAGCTGGCACCCCACGCCGGGCACCCGGGAGGCCGGCCGGGTGTCCCACGAGCGCCGCGCGGGCCGCCGGGTGAGGTTCGCGGACGGCGCGCTGCGGTACCACGACGACGCGCCGTCCGAGCAGCAGTGGACGTTCCCCGCGCCGCTGGGTACCCGCGCGGTGCTCGGGGAGTTCACCATGGCCGACGTCGTCACGGTACCCAGCCACCTGGCCGTGCCGGAGGTCCGCACCTACATGACCGTCGAGGCCGCGGGTGACCTCGCCGGCCCGGACACCCCGGCCCCGGAGGCGGTCGACGACCTGGGCCGGTCGGACCAGAGCTTCGTCGTCGACGTCCTGATCGAGTCCGGCGGGGTCGGGCGCCGGGCCACCGCGCGCGGCCGGGACATCTACGCGATCACCGCCCCGCTGGCGGTGGAGGCCGTCGAGCGCCTGCTGACCGGCCGGGGCCGCACCACCGGGGTCGCCTCGGCCGGCGCGATGTTCGACGCGGCGGACTTCCTGCGGGCGCTGGGCCCGCACCTCTCGGTCGAGCTCCCGCACTGACGCCGCTCGGCCGTCCCCCGCTACCCGCTACGCCTCACCGGCGCGCAGCGGGTAGCGGGGGACGGAGCGGCGGTGGGCGATCCGCCAGCCGTCCCCGGTGCGGACGTAGACGTCGAACCAGTCCCCGTTGTGGACCGTCCCGTCGAGCTGGATCGCCAGGTAGCGGCTGTGGCCCCGGACGGTGCCGTCCGGCTCGACGGTGAGCACGCTGTCCAGGGTGTGCTGGTCGGGGGACCGGCTGCCGAGGTCGCGGCTGAACACCCGGATCTTCTCCAGTCCGCTGAACACCGCTCCGGTGCGGGCGAGTTCGAGCACTCCGTCGGCGGTGAAGACCTCACCCAGCGCCCTGGTGTCGGCGTTGTCGAAGGCGTGCGGGAAGCGGGCGAGCAGCTGGCGGATCTGCTCGGCGTCGGTCGGGGACAGGTCGGCGGCCATGCGGTCTCCTCGGCAGGGAAGTCGGGGCGGGGGTCCGGCACCCGGACCTCGACCGCACCGGTGACCTGACGTCGCGTCAGCGGAGTGCACCCCGGTGACGGGGCTGCCGGCCGGGGCCCGCGGCCGACGTTCTCCGCCGCCCGATTCTAGGAACGCCGGGACGATCTCTCAACGGCCGGGCCGGGGATTCGGCGGCCTCGGAGCATTCCGAAAACCGCACGTCACAGGAGCGAAACACGGCCGCCACACTGACCCGTGGAACGCCGCTGCGACCCGCCTGCCGGCCGACCCGCCCGGCGCCGGGCGCACCGGCCTCAGCAGGCGCAGGAGATCCCGGAGCGCGGGGCGGTCAGGTCGTCCACCGGCCGCTGCTCGCTGCCGTGGTCGGTGTCGTAGGCGAAGCCCTCGCGGGCCCAGTACTCGAAGCCGCCGAGCATCTCCTTGACCGGGTGGCCGAGCCGGGCGAACGCGAGGGCCGCCCGGGTGGCGCCGTTGCAGCCCGGACCCCAGCAGTAGGTGACGACCGTGGCCGAGGGGTCGATCAGCAGCGGCGCGAGTTCGGCGATCCGGGCGGTGGGGATGTGCACCGCGCCGGGGATCCGGCCCTGTGCCCAGGCCACCTCGCCGCGGGAGTCGACCACCACCACACCGGGCACGCCGGCGGTCAGGTCGGCGTGCACGTCCGAGACGTCGGCCTCGAAGGAGAGCCGGCCGAGGAAGTGCGCGGCGGCGACGGCCGGGTCGGCGGCGGGGACGGTGAGAACGGCGCTGGCGGTCATCGGGGTGCTCCTCGCACTCGTACCGGGGTCCGCCCTGTTCGGCGGTGGTCCGATCCTCGCCCGGCGGGGCCGGCGCCCACGAGCGGCGTGATCGCCCGCCTTCGTCAAGATACCGCCAGCCCGTGGGCGCCCAGCCGGATGCGCAGCCCGCGCAGTTCGTGGCGGGCGAGGGCGGGCAGCGCGGTCGCCTCGTCCAGGACCGGGGCGAGCAGCTCCACGGCGGTCCGCGGGTCATGGGCACACAGGTGGCAGTCGGCCATCCGGATGGTGAACAGCAGCCGGGTGGAGGGCAGTTGGTCCGGGGCGAGCAGCCGCAGCGCGGTGTCGGCGGCGTCCACGGCGCGCAGTGCCAGCCGGTGGTCCCCGACGGCGGCGGAGGCGTCGCGCAGTGCGGCGGCGGCGGCCGACTCGACCCGCAGCCGCATCGAGGCGATGGAGAGCCAGGGCGCGTCGGTCTCGTCGTGCTCGCCGATGTGGTCGAGGTGCAGCCGGGCGCGGCCGATGTGCCGGACGGTCGCGCGGACGTCCCCCGCCAGGGCGTGCGCCCGCGCCTGGCCGATCTGGGACATCGCGCCGGCCCAGTGCCGGCCGGGCGCGGCCCGGGCGATCTCGCGGGCGTAGCCGAGCGCGGCGGCCGGGTCGCCGTCGAGCCGGGCGAGGGTGCTCATGTCGCTCAACGCGGCGACCTGGGTGGCCGGGTCGTCGGCCAGTTCGGACCAGGTGAGCGCGCGGTCGAAGCAGGCCATCGCGGTGGCGTTGCGGCCGTGCTGCATCCGCAGTCCACCGGCCGCGTGCGCGTACTCGGCGGCGAGCCGGGCGAGCGCCTGGCGGGCCCGGGCGTCGGTGGTGCCGCCGAGCCGGCGCAGGATCGCCCGCAGGGTCTCCTCGACGGCGGCCGTGCCGGGCCCGGCGGGCGCCTCACCGGCGCGCAGGTGGGCGGCGAGCAGGCCGGTGAGGGCGTGTGCGGTGTCGGCGTCCAGCGGCGGCGCGGTGTCCGGGGCGGCGGCGCAGAACGCGGCGTGCAGGGCGGCGAGTTCGGCGGCCTCGGGGACGGCGCAGCCGGCCGCGCCGTGCAGCGGGCAGAGCAGCCCGTAGTCGGGGAGCCGGCGGGGCGGGCCGCCGGCCGCGAGCGGCGGCAGCGGCGAGGGCGGGGCGGCGGGGCCGCCGGGCAGTGGCGGGCGGGCCCAGCCGGCCGGTCCGGGCGGGGCTGGCGGGGCGGCCGGGGCGGGCCGGTCCCACTCCCCCGCGTCCCCCTCCTCGGCCCGCAGGCAGGCGGTGCGCAGTTCGCCGCCGGCGCCGAGCAGACCGTCCAGCCGCTCGGCGATCCGCGGGGTGGTCCGGCGGGCGCCGTGTTCGAGCTTGCTGACGGCGGTGTGGTCGTAGCCGATCTCGGCGCCGAGCTGGGCCTGGGTGAGGCCGGCCCGGCGGCGCCAGTGCCGCAGCCGGGCGCCGAAGGCGCGCCAGAGCGGGTCGGCCGGCGGCGGACCGACGGACGGTACGTCGGTGTGGCTCCGGGGCACGGGGCTGCCCTCCCGAGTCGGTTCCGGTCCTTCCGATGGACAGGACGGTACTGGACCGGGCGGGCTCCGTACATGAGGTGGTCTCAACCTCTTGGTCTCAACCTCTTCACAAAACCCGCAGCTTGACAGAACTTGCCAACTGCACGGAAGCCATGCCGCAGCCGTTGACCGGGGCATGACGGCATGTGAGTGTTCCGGCACCCGAGCGCGGACGCCCGCAACGGCCGTCCCCCGATGCGGCCCCGCGGTGAGCGCCAGACAGGCACGTCGTCCGCGGTCGAGCACCCCCACGTTCGAGGAGCCTCGGAATGAAACGCAGATTACTGACGGCGGGAACCACCCTGACCGTCCTGGCCGGCATGCTGACCGCCACCGCGGTCGGACAGGCCGCCGCCCAGCCCGGCCCGGCCGTCAGCGCGCCGCCGAGCGCCCTGGCCGCCGCCGTCTCCGCCGCCGACCAGGCGGCCGCGGCGGGCCTGGACGCCCTGGCCAAGGGCCCGGGCGAGACCTACGAGCGCCAGTCCGTCACCCCGTGGCTCGGCGGCCTCTACTCCGTGGCCTACGAGCGCACCTACCAGGGCCTGCCGGTGGTCGGCGGCGACGCCGTCGTCATAGCCGACGGCCAGGGCAGGGTCCGCGGCCTCCAGTCCGCCGCCACCGGTCCGGTCGGCGGCCCGACCAAGGCCGCGATCAGCGCCGCCCAGGCGGAGAAGACCGCGCGCACCCGGCTGGCCGCCGTCGACGGCGTCGACACCCGCCGCCTGGTGGTCAAGGTGCAGGACGGCACCGGGCGGCTCGCCTGGGAGACCGTGCTCACCGGCCGGACCGGCGCGGCCCCGAGCCGGCTGCACGTCTTCGTCGACGCCCGCACCGGCGAGGTGATCGACAGCTACGACGACGTCAAGGCCGGTACCGCGAACAGCAAGTGGAACGGCCCGGCCCCGGTCACCATCAACACCACCGCCTCGGGCGGCACCTACTCGCTGCGCGACCCGAGCCGGTCCGGGCTGAGCTGTGCGGACTACAGCTCCGGCCAGGTGTTCTCCAAGTCCAGCGACTCCTGGGGCACCGGCAACCCGACCAGCAAGGAGACCGGCTGCGCCGACGTGATGTTCGCGGCGCAGAAGGAGTGGGACATGCTCCGCGACTGGCTGGGCCGCAACGGCCACAACGGCAACGGCGGCAGCTGGCCGGTCAAGGTGGGCCTGAACGACGTCAACGCCTACTGGGACGGCTCCTCCGTCTCGATCGGCCACAACAACGCCAACGAGTGGATCGCCTCCATCGACGTGGTCGGCCACGAGTTCGGCCACGGCATCGACCAGTACACGCCGGGCGGCGCCAACAACGAGAACGGCCTCGGCGAGGGCACCGGCGACATCTTCGGCGCGCTGACCGAGGCGTACGCCAACGAGCCGTCCCCCTACGACAACCCGGACTACACCGTCGGCGAGATGATCAACCTGGTCGGCAGCGGGCCGATCCGCAACATGTACAACCCCTCGCTGGTGGGCAACAACCCCAACTGCTACTCCTCCTCGATCCCGAGCACCGAGGTGCACGCGGCGGC of the Kitasatospora sp. NBC_01246 genome contains:
- a CDS encoding saccharopine dehydrogenase NADP-binding domain-containing protein translates to MGTTAAVVVYGATGHTGRFMVAELRRRGFAPVLSGRNAAQLEALAAEWPGTGVRPATVDDPASLDRALAGAAAVVNCAGPFAVTGGPVVEAAIRAGIPYVDVAAEIEANAATFADHADAARAAGTPVVPAMAFYGGLGDLLVTAAMGEWTSADLVHVAYGLDSWHPTPGTREAGRVSHERRAGRRVRFADGALRYHDDAPSEQQWTFPAPLGTRAVLGEFTMADVVTVPSHLAVPEVRTYMTVEAAGDLAGPDTPAPEAVDDLGRSDQSFVVDVLIESGGVGRRATARGRDIYAITAPLAVEAVERLLTGRGRTTGVASAGAMFDAADFLRALGPHLSVELPH
- a CDS encoding nuclear transport factor 2 family protein; its protein translation is MAADLSPTDAEQIRQLLARFPHAFDNADTRALGEVFTADGVLELARTGAVFSGLEKIRVFSRDLGSRSPDQHTLDSVLTVEPDGTVRGHSRYLAIQLDGTVHNGDWFDVYVRTGDGWRIAHRRSVPRYPLRAGEA
- a CDS encoding rhodanese-like domain-containing protein → MTASAVLTVPAADPAVAAAHFLGRLSFEADVSDVHADLTAGVPGVVVVDSRGEVAWAQGRIPGAVHIPTARIAELAPLLIDPSATVVTYCWGPGCNGATRAALAFARLGHPVKEMLGGFEYWAREGFAYDTDHGSEQRPVDDLTAPRSGISCAC
- a CDS encoding helix-turn-helix transcriptional regulator, which produces MPRSHTDVPSVGPPPADPLWRAFGARLRHWRRRAGLTQAQLGAEIGYDHTAVSKLEHGARRTTPRIAERLDGLLGAGGELRTACLRAEEGDAGEWDRPAPAAPPAPPGPAGWARPPLPGGPAAPPSPLPPLAAGGPPRRLPDYGLLCPLHGAAGCAVPEAAELAALHAAFCAAAPDTAPPLDADTAHALTGLLAAHLRAGEAPAGPGTAAVEETLRAILRRLGGTTDARARQALARLAAEYAHAAGGLRMQHGRNATAMACFDRALTWSELADDPATQVAALSDMSTLARLDGDPAAALGYAREIARAAPGRHWAGAMSQIGQARAHALAGDVRATVRHIGRARLHLDHIGEHDETDAPWLSIASMRLRVESAAAAALRDASAAVGDHRLALRAVDAADTALRLLAPDQLPSTRLLFTIRMADCHLCAHDPRTAVELLAPVLDEATALPALARHELRGLRIRLGAHGLAVS